A section of the Cylindrospermum stagnale PCC 7417 genome encodes:
- a CDS encoding heavy metal translocating P-type ATPase has translation MTQTPSLKTQTLQIDGMDCGSCAKTIEVGLQQLNGVTEVKVNFTTGKARVSYNPEVLSEKTIYDQIRSLGYTVEQSHDHNVDVTPVKTLQLQIGGMDCGSCAKTIEAGVQKIIGVKEASISFASERLQVNYDPQLVNETAIYDRIKSLGYTVVEASSHHHTDSCDGETPAVGDREYEHQHEKPINKPKQKSDLASWRFWIENRRGQSVILAGIGLVLGLISQNLALPIWIARAFYGIGIVITGYPIARAGLFELRLRRADMNLLMTISVIGAVILGDWFEGALVVFLFTFGTTLQVFTFGRTRNAIRSLMDLTPPTATVKRNGQEVTVSVESIQLGETLTIRPGQRVALDGVVVSGASTIDQSPITGESIPEDKAPGDNVFAGTLNQTGFLEVKVTHTASDTTVAKIINLVEQAQESRAPSQQWVDKFAQVYTPVVILAAIAIALIPPLAFAQSFNVWLYRALVMLVIACPCALVISTPVSIVSAIGAATRKGVLFKGGNALETAGRLITLAFDKTGTITQGLPIIQNIYDLKKVSANMVLQIAASLEQHSEHPLARAIVANAHELGIELETPHNFTALPGKGIQANLGEQLYFVGNRRLFADTDIHLSQKAESVLAEIEQLGQTPVLVGTTHGLIGVIALADGLRLEATEAVRQLKRVGLKRLVMLTGDRSTVAQQIAGQVGITEYQAELLPEDKLQAIQQLRQAGVVGMVGDGINDAPALAAADISFAVGGIDIALETADVVLVSSDLRRLAYAVDLSRRTVSVIQQNVVFSLVTKGLFLLLGTFGFVGLAIAVLADTGTSLLVTANGMRLFKSKVFED, from the coding sequence ATGACTCAAACTCCTTCCCTCAAAACCCAAACTTTGCAAATTGATGGTATGGACTGCGGAAGCTGCGCCAAGACGATTGAAGTCGGTTTGCAGCAGTTAAATGGTGTTACAGAAGTAAAAGTAAACTTTACGACAGGCAAAGCCAGGGTTTCCTATAACCCAGAAGTCTTGAGTGAAAAGACTATCTATGACCAAATTAGAAGTTTGGGTTATACGGTTGAACAGAGTCATGACCATAACGTCGATGTAACTCCTGTGAAAACGCTACAACTACAAATCGGCGGGATGGATTGTGGCAGTTGTGCCAAGACGATTGAGGCTGGGGTGCAGAAGATAATAGGCGTAAAAGAAGCATCGATCAGCTTTGCCAGCGAACGATTGCAAGTAAACTATGACCCGCAACTGGTAAATGAGACGGCAATTTATGATCGGATTAAAAGTTTGGGTTATACAGTTGTTGAGGCAAGTTCCCATCATCATACTGATTCTTGCGATGGCGAAACGCCCGCCGTAGGCGATCGTGAGTACGAACACCAACACGAAAAGCCAATAAACAAGCCAAAACAAAAGTCAGACCTGGCAAGCTGGAGATTCTGGATTGAAAATCGCCGGGGGCAGAGTGTCATACTTGCAGGTATAGGCTTAGTGTTGGGCTTAATTTCTCAAAATCTAGCGCTACCTATTTGGATAGCACGGGCTTTCTATGGCATCGGCATAGTAATTACTGGCTATCCGATCGCACGGGCTGGTTTGTTTGAATTGCGCTTGCGCCGCGCCGATATGAATCTGCTGATGACGATTTCAGTAATCGGGGCTGTAATTTTAGGGGACTGGTTTGAAGGGGCGCTAGTCGTCTTTTTGTTCACTTTTGGTACAACACTGCAAGTTTTCACCTTTGGTCGCACTCGCAATGCCATTCGCTCCCTGATGGATTTGACTCCGCCCACTGCTACCGTCAAGCGGAATGGTCAGGAGGTGACAGTTTCCGTCGAAAGTATTCAGCTAGGTGAAACTTTGACAATTCGACCAGGACAGCGTGTAGCGTTGGATGGTGTAGTTGTTTCTGGCGCAAGCACCATCGATCAGTCTCCAATTACAGGAGAATCAATTCCAGAAGATAAAGCTCCAGGTGATAATGTCTTTGCTGGGACACTGAATCAGACAGGCTTTTTAGAAGTCAAAGTTACTCACACTGCTAGCGATACAACTGTTGCCAAAATTATTAATCTTGTGGAACAAGCCCAAGAAAGCCGCGCACCCTCGCAGCAGTGGGTGGATAAGTTTGCACAGGTCTACACACCGGTAGTGATTTTAGCAGCGATCGCCATTGCTTTAATACCGCCTTTGGCATTTGCTCAATCGTTCAACGTCTGGCTTTACCGAGCACTGGTAATGCTAGTAATAGCCTGCCCCTGTGCTTTAGTAATTTCTACTCCTGTCTCGATTGTTAGCGCCATTGGTGCAGCAACTCGTAAGGGCGTTTTGTTCAAAGGGGGTAATGCGCTGGAAACGGCTGGACGCCTTATCACCCTTGCTTTTGATAAGACTGGTACAATTACGCAAGGGCTGCCCATTATCCAAAATATTTATGACTTGAAAAAAGTAAGTGCAAACATGGTGTTACAGATTGCGGCTTCCCTGGAGCAACACTCAGAACATCCACTAGCAAGAGCAATTGTGGCAAACGCTCATGAACTGGGCATAGAGTTAGAAACACCTCACAACTTTACAGCGCTACCTGGTAAAGGAATTCAGGCAAATTTAGGTGAGCAGTTGTACTTCGTTGGCAATCGACGCTTGTTTGCAGACACAGATATTCATTTGTCCCAAAAAGCTGAATCCGTATTGGCTGAAATTGAACAGCTTGGTCAAACCCCAGTGCTAGTTGGAACGACCCACGGGTTAATAGGGGTGATTGCACTGGCAGATGGATTAAGGTTAGAAGCAACAGAAGCTGTACGGCAATTGAAACGGGTTGGGCTGAAACGGTTGGTGATGCTGACAGGAGACAGGTCTACTGTTGCCCAGCAGATTGCTGGGCAAGTTGGAATCACAGAGTATCAGGCAGAACTGTTACCTGAAGATAAACTTCAAGCAATCCAACAACTGCGCCAAGCCGGGGTCGTAGGTATGGTTGGGGATGGTATTAACGATGCACCTGCCTTAGCTGCTGCGGATATTAGTTTTGCAGTTGGTGGAATTGATATTGCCCTAGAGACAGCAGATGTCGTACTGGTTAGTAGTGATTTGAGACGGCTTGCCTATGCAGTAGATTTAAGCCGCCGCACTGTATCTGTGATTCAACAGAATGTGGTCTTTTCTCTAGTAACAAAGGGTTTGTTTCTGCTGCTGGGAACTTTCGGTTTTGTTGGGTTAGCGATCGCGGTTTTAGCAGACACGGGAACTTCCTTATTAGTGACCGCGAATGGAATGCGGCTGTTTAAAAGCAAGGTTTTTGAGGATTAA
- a CDS encoding ArsR/SmtB family transcription factor, whose translation MNKRQSEEELELLQNAGVPQCDTHLVHLDNVRSIQTQILSIDKAKQMAEVFGILGDPNRLRLISALASQELCVCDLAALMKMTESAVSHQLRLLKAMRLVSYRREGKNVYYSLADNHIINLYCSLAEHLDE comes from the coding sequence ATGAACAAGCGCCAAAGCGAAGAAGAGTTGGAATTGCTTCAGAATGCAGGCGTACCACAGTGTGATACCCATTTGGTGCATCTGGATAATGTGCGGTCAATTCAAACACAAATCTTGTCTATAGACAAGGCAAAACAAATGGCAGAAGTCTTTGGAATACTTGGAGATCCGAATCGTCTGCGGCTGATATCAGCTTTGGCCTCCCAAGAATTATGTGTTTGTGATTTAGCTGCATTGATGAAAATGACGGAATCAGCTGTTTCTCATCAATTGCGATTATTAAAAGCGATGCGTTTAGTCAGTTATCGTCGAGAAGGTAAAAATGTTTATTACAGCTTGGCTGACAATCACATCATCAATTTATATTGCTCTTTGGCAGAACATTTAGATGAATGA
- a CDS encoding Nramp family divalent metal transporter, with the protein MTRPENRPSLPEVHRSIKIPNSKSFWRKMLAYAGPGYLVSVGYMDPGNWATDIAGGSKFGYTLLTVVMLSNLMAILLQSLCVRLGVATGRDLAQACRDYFSQRVSFCLWVLCEIAIAACDLAELLGSAIALQLLFGIPLIWGVCITALDVLVLLFLQHKGFRYTEALVIMLVATVGFCFTAEILFSRPNMGGILLGYLPKKEILQNPEMLYIAIGILGATVMPHNLYLHSSIVQTRDWQPNTEKRWEAIKFGTIDSTFALSLALFINSAILIVSAATFHFSGNQNVAEIQEAYKLLSPLLGVSAASAIFGIALLASGQSSTLTATLAGQIVMEGFLQFRLPSWLRRLVTRLLAIIPALITIIIFGEHSTSSLIVLSQVILSLQLPFAVIPLVMFTSNRRLMGEFVNPLWLKSLAWLVAIIIVGLNVWLLLQSILVWLGFNL; encoded by the coding sequence ATGACTCGCCCCGAAAACCGCCCCAGTCTCCCTGAAGTTCACCGCAGTATTAAAATTCCCAACAGTAAGAGCTTTTGGCGCAAGATGTTGGCTTATGCAGGGCCAGGGTATCTGGTTTCAGTCGGATATATGGACCCTGGCAACTGGGCAACAGATATCGCTGGGGGGTCTAAGTTTGGCTATACCTTGTTGACAGTAGTTATGCTGTCGAACCTGATGGCGATATTACTGCAATCGCTATGTGTGCGTTTGGGTGTTGCCACAGGACGAGACTTAGCACAGGCTTGTCGGGACTATTTCAGTCAAAGGGTGAGCTTTTGTTTGTGGGTGCTGTGTGAGATTGCTATTGCGGCTTGTGACTTGGCAGAACTACTAGGAAGTGCGATCGCCCTGCAACTTTTATTCGGTATTCCTTTGATATGGGGTGTGTGTATAACGGCGCTGGATGTCCTGGTATTGCTATTCCTGCAACATAAAGGCTTTCGCTATACAGAAGCCTTAGTAATAATGCTGGTAGCAACCGTAGGCTTCTGTTTTACAGCAGAAATTCTCTTCTCTCGACCTAATATGGGAGGGATTTTATTGGGATATCTGCCCAAGAAAGAAATTTTACAAAATCCAGAAATGCTCTACATTGCGATTGGCATTTTAGGCGCAACAGTGATGCCTCACAACTTATATTTACACTCCTCTATTGTGCAAACCCGTGATTGGCAACCTAATACTGAAAAAAGATGGGAAGCAATTAAGTTTGGCACAATTGATTCAACTTTTGCTCTATCGTTAGCACTGTTTATCAACTCAGCAATTTTAATTGTATCTGCCGCTACATTTCATTTTTCTGGGAATCAGAATGTGGCAGAAATTCAGGAAGCTTACAAACTGCTTTCACCATTGTTAGGCGTTAGTGCTGCTAGCGCCATCTTTGGGATTGCCTTACTTGCTTCTGGGCAAAGTTCGACACTAACTGCAACTCTAGCTGGGCAGATTGTGATGGAAGGCTTTTTACAATTTCGCCTTCCATCGTGGTTACGGCGTTTAGTTACCCGTCTGCTTGCTATCATTCCAGCGTTGATTACAATTATTATCTTTGGGGAACATAGTACAAGCAGTCTCATTGTTCTTAGTCAAGTTATCCTCAGTTTACAGTTACCGTTCGCAGTAATTCCATTGGTGATGTTTACGAGTAACCGTCGCTTAATGGGAGAATTTGTGAATCCTTTGTGGCTGAAATCTCTAGCTTGGCTGGTTGCTATTATTATCGTCGGGTTAAATGTTTGGTTGCTATTACAAAGTATTTTGGTTTGGTTGGGTTTCAATCTCTAA
- a CDS encoding tetratricopeptide repeat protein, with the protein MNYIRKAATILGITTSVLSGIPVAVHAAQEAPTRIQQMNFQEYHNQGVQKLEQGNFNGAIEDFSRVVQLNPRYYEGFCLRGLAKSQLKDFKAAVSDFDQALRLNPNHTDAYNGRGTAHAELGSIEAAITDFNQVLRIDPKSVDAYYNRGFLNYRQGNHKLAIADFNQALQINPNLADAYGNRGLAEYALGDRKNAINDLEQAASLFQRQGDTLRYQQTQALLQQIQP; encoded by the coding sequence ATGAACTATATTCGCAAAGCTGCTACCATCTTAGGAATAACAACTAGCGTACTGAGTGGAATACCTGTTGCTGTCCATGCTGCACAAGAAGCACCAACGCGCATCCAACAGATGAATTTTCAGGAATACCATAACCAGGGAGTGCAAAAGCTTGAGCAAGGTAACTTCAACGGCGCAATAGAAGATTTTAGTCGGGTAGTACAGTTAAATCCCCGATATTACGAAGGTTTTTGCCTTAGAGGTTTAGCAAAGTCTCAATTAAAAGACTTTAAAGCAGCCGTTAGCGACTTTGATCAAGCACTGCGACTCAACCCCAACCATACAGATGCTTACAACGGTCGAGGAACTGCTCATGCGGAACTAGGAAGCATTGAAGCGGCTATTACCGACTTTAACCAGGTACTTAGAATTGATCCGAAGTCTGTAGATGCTTACTACAATAGGGGCTTTTTGAATTATAGACAGGGAAATCATAAACTGGCGATCGCAGATTTTAACCAAGCACTACAAATCAACCCCAATTTAGCTGATGCCTACGGCAACCGAGGACTTGCTGAATATGCTTTAGGCGATCGCAAAAATGCCATTAATGATTTAGAGCAAGCTGCAAGTCTGTTTCAACGGCAAGGAGATACTCTTCGGTATCAGCAAACACAAGCTCTCCTTCAGCAGATTCAGCCCTAA
- a CDS encoding efflux RND transporter permease subunit, translating to MLNSIVKWSIAQRWLVVIASILISVWGFRVLTQMPLDVFPSFSPPQVEIQTEAPGLAPEEVESLVTRPIESTINGTPGLEALRSSSAVGLSAVRATFSWDTDIYRARQAVTERLQQARSQLPQGVEDPEILPVSSALGWTVKYAFTSETTPLMDVWRIVNWQVKNRLLAVRGVSDIIIYGGDERQYQVLVNPDKLKAFNVTLDDVTKAAAAANANAPGGFLITPDQETLVRGVGRIESIEQLKKSVIKAQNGTSVLLEQVADVQIGAALKRGDGSFAGKKAIILTVNKQPTADTPSVTKAVETAIEEIKAGLPKDVKITTTFRQEDFIEASLKNVEEALRDGTIIVSVILILFLMNWRTVIISLSALPVSLLLGMMILNWTGQGINTMTLGGLVVAIGSVVDDAIVDMENVYRRLRENQLAGNPIPPLQVVFNGSVEVRVSVLFATIIIAVVFAPIFALSGVEGRIFTPMGLAYLLSIAASTLVALTLTPAMCALLLVNTRLPSTETWLEKQTHKLYSPALRFSIRRPKIILVTAFAGFVASMVIVLGLGQVFLPEFQDRALVVAAVLMPGESLEATNQTGLAIEEALKKNPGVETAQFRSGRAQGDTEIAGVNAGELDVQLSEEGAKDREETIEMIRKEFEKIPGVVPNIGGFISHRMDEVLSGVRSAIAVKIFGTELEQLRTLGQQVQSAISDVSGLADLQLEPQVPMKQVQIQFDRNAAARYGLTIGELSETVETALNGRVVSQVLEQQQTFDMNVWLQESYRNNIEIIRNLLVDTPNGQKIPLAQVAKIEYSTGPNTINRENVSRYIVVSTNVAGRDLGSVIKDIRDRVKQQVQLPPGYFIEYGGQFEAQEGATKTLLWAGVLAFVAIAVILYFAVKSIPATIMILINLPLALIGGVVSIALTSGIVSVASMVGFITLFGVAARNGLLLVENYNARLAEGQPLRQVLMEGSMERLVAILMTALSSALGMVPLVIGSGAGKEILQPLAVVVLGGLFTSTALTLLVLPACYVQFRKFLVPKKTTPIQNIEVTQGSAV from the coding sequence ATGCTTAATTCTATTGTTAAATGGTCGATCGCTCAACGCTGGCTAGTAGTTATTGCTTCCATCCTCATATCTGTTTGGGGCTTTCGTGTCCTCACACAAATGCCACTGGACGTGTTTCCCAGCTTTTCCCCGCCTCAAGTCGAAATTCAGACCGAAGCCCCTGGTTTAGCACCAGAGGAAGTGGAGTCGCTGGTGACTCGTCCTATAGAAAGTACAATAAACGGAACTCCTGGACTTGAAGCTTTACGCTCTTCCTCAGCTGTAGGTCTTTCTGCTGTAAGAGCCACCTTCAGTTGGGATACGGACATTTATCGCGCCCGCCAAGCGGTGACGGAGCGGTTGCAACAAGCACGCAGTCAGCTACCGCAAGGCGTGGAAGACCCAGAAATTCTTCCCGTCAGTTCCGCTTTAGGATGGACTGTTAAATATGCCTTCACTTCTGAAACCACGCCTCTAATGGATGTATGGCGTATTGTCAACTGGCAAGTGAAAAACCGCCTTCTGGCTGTCCGTGGTGTCAGTGATATCATCATATATGGTGGGGATGAGCGTCAGTATCAAGTACTGGTTAACCCAGATAAACTAAAAGCGTTTAATGTTACTCTCGATGATGTCACCAAAGCCGCCGCTGCCGCCAACGCTAATGCACCAGGAGGATTTTTAATTACTCCAGACCAAGAAACATTGGTTAGAGGTGTGGGGCGGATTGAGTCTATTGAACAGCTAAAGAAATCAGTAATTAAAGCCCAAAATGGCACTTCAGTATTGTTAGAACAGGTTGCTGATGTACAAATTGGCGCAGCGCTCAAACGTGGTGACGGTAGTTTTGCTGGGAAAAAGGCAATTATTCTGACAGTTAACAAGCAACCAACTGCGGATACACCGTCAGTCACGAAAGCAGTTGAGACAGCAATAGAGGAAATTAAAGCTGGTCTGCCAAAGGATGTCAAAATTACAACTACCTTTCGTCAAGAAGATTTTATTGAAGCCTCGCTCAAAAACGTTGAAGAAGCTTTGCGTGATGGCACTATCATCGTTTCCGTCATCCTGATTCTGTTTTTAATGAATTGGCGCACAGTCATCATTAGTTTGAGCGCTCTACCCGTGTCCTTATTACTGGGGATGATGATTCTCAACTGGACGGGACAAGGCATAAACACTATGACTCTGGGCGGACTAGTGGTAGCTATTGGTTCGGTGGTGGATGACGCAATCGTTGATATGGAAAACGTCTACCGCCGTCTGCGGGAAAACCAACTCGCTGGAAATCCCATCCCACCATTGCAAGTAGTCTTCAATGGTTCGGTGGAAGTGCGCGTTAGTGTTCTGTTCGCCACAATTATTATTGCCGTCGTCTTTGCACCGATTTTCGCCCTCTCTGGTGTGGAAGGCCGGATTTTTACACCGATGGGTTTAGCGTATCTACTATCAATTGCTGCTTCTACCTTGGTGGCGTTGACATTAACCCCAGCAATGTGTGCCCTACTGCTGGTGAATACAAGATTGCCAAGTACAGAAACCTGGTTAGAAAAACAAACGCATAAACTTTATAGTCCAGCTTTGAGGTTTTCTATTCGTCGCCCCAAAATTATTTTGGTAACAGCGTTCGCTGGTTTTGTGGCTTCAATGGTAATTGTACTTGGTTTAGGGCAAGTTTTTTTACCAGAGTTTCAAGATCGTGCCCTCGTAGTTGCCGCCGTTCTCATGCCTGGTGAATCTCTAGAAGCTACTAATCAAACAGGGTTGGCGATAGAAGAAGCTTTGAAAAAAAATCCCGGAGTTGAAACTGCTCAATTCCGCTCTGGACGCGCTCAAGGAGATACTGAGATAGCTGGCGTTAACGCTGGGGAACTGGATGTCCAACTGAGTGAGGAGGGAGCAAAAGATCGAGAAGAAACAATTGAAATGATTCGTAAAGAATTTGAGAAAATTCCCGGTGTAGTTCCTAATATCGGTGGTTTTATTTCTCACCGAATGGATGAGGTACTGTCGGGGGTAAGAAGTGCGATCGCCGTGAAAATCTTCGGTACCGAGTTGGAGCAACTCCGTACCCTTGGTCAACAAGTGCAATCAGCTATAAGTGATGTTTCGGGTTTAGCAGACTTGCAACTAGAACCGCAAGTACCAATGAAACAAGTGCAAATTCAGTTTGACCGGAATGCAGCTGCTCGTTATGGCCTAACGATTGGGGAATTATCAGAGACAGTAGAAACTGCACTCAATGGGCGAGTCGTTTCCCAAGTATTGGAACAGCAACAAACCTTTGACATGAATGTTTGGTTGCAAGAAAGCTACCGTAATAATATAGAAATCATCCGTAATTTATTAGTTGATACACCCAACGGACAAAAAATTCCCTTAGCTCAAGTTGCCAAAATTGAATACAGTACCGGCCCCAATACCATCAACCGCGAGAACGTCTCTCGTTACATAGTTGTATCTACCAACGTAGCTGGGCGAGATTTGGGTTCTGTAATTAAGGATATTCGAGACAGGGTTAAACAACAGGTACAATTACCCCCTGGATATTTTATTGAATACGGCGGTCAATTTGAAGCCCAAGAGGGAGCTACAAAAACTTTACTTTGGGCTGGGGTATTAGCATTTGTAGCGATCGCAGTCATACTTTACTTTGCCGTCAAGTCAATTCCAGCAACCATCATGATTTTAATTAATTTACCCTTAGCGTTAATCGGTGGTGTGGTTTCCATCGCCTTGACTAGCGGCATTGTTTCCGTAGCTTCAATGGTAGGATTTATTACTCTATTTGGTGTAGCAGCACGGAACGGACTTTTGTTGGTTGAAAACTACAATGCAAGGTTGGCAGAAGGGCAACCTTTACGGCAGGTTTTGATGGAAGGTTCGATGGAACGTTTAGTTGCTATTTTAATGACGGCATTGTCTTCAGCATTGGGTATGGTGCCACTGGTAATTGGTAGTGGAGCCGGAAAAGAAATTCTTCAGCCATTAGCTGTTGTGGTGTTAGGTGGTTTGTTTACCTCAACTGCTTTAACTCTGCTAGTGCTTCCGGCTTGCTATGTGCAGTTTCGTAAGTTTCTGGTTCCGAAAAAGACTACACCAATACAAAATATTGAAGTTACCCAAGGTTCAGCTGTATGA